One region of Daphnia pulicaria isolate SC F1-1A chromosome 7, SC_F0-13Bv2, whole genome shotgun sequence genomic DNA includes:
- the LOC124348569 gene encoding uncharacterized protein LOC124348569, which produces MPLPPVIKLDDEGNCLYVHFGLENALCGDSVGIYFKHADILQYAGIYRTNPEALPFCLRNKIYKMDKKVEVEQAKAFLQGRRLDDTDNAVLISRHVTHFEVDLSADGVQFFDNSDQSESIPICMIVHSVSESTDLSKCKRILLKVRKPVIIGVAYCKTKPDVKKFLAPLIQELVRLDPTNLDDQVTAGRQFTVSIRCIIADWPMRSYLKRIKGHSGYWSCERCIQEGVRCIHQEKSRKLYCKKIFIVSSSFSRHYQTHKYQEYKKEIKLHLDEVTRLSIIRQLDHNRGAGDVANRSIPRKTGPVQQRTLFDPVNQYDNLVGKQSGLSHQKVEVIDISSEFQTPSVSSYASSSCESLIKFLRAFQPSLIPIKR; this is translated from the exons atGCCTTTACCCCCTGTTATAAAATTGGACGACGAGGGCAATTGCCTATACGTGCACTTTGGGCTAGAAAACGCATTATGTGGTGATTCTGTTGGCATCTATTTTAAACACGCGGATATTCTCCAGTATGCTGGCATCTATAGGACAAATCCTGAAGCTTTGCCCTTTTGTTTAAGAAAcaag ATTTACAAGATGGATAAGAAAGTTGAAGTGGAGCAGGCCAAAGCATTTCTTCAAGGTCGTCGCTTGGATGACACGGACAACGCAGTTTTGATCTCTCGTCATGTGACACACTTTGAGGTGGATTTAAGTGCGGATGGAGTTCAGTTTTTCGACAATTCAGATCAGTCTGAAAGCATCCCTATCTGTATGATAGTCCATTCAGTGAGTGAGTCTACTGATCTATCCAAGTGCAAGCGTATTTTACTTAAAGTGCGAAAACCTGTTATTATTGGCGTTGCttattgtaaaacaaaacCAGACGTGAAGAAATTCCTTGCCCCTTTGATTCAAGAATTAGTGCGACTTGATCCGACGAATCTGGATGACCAAGTTACTGCTGGTCGACAATTTACAGTGTCAATTCGGTGCATCATAGCCGATTGGCCTATGCGATCGTATCTTAAACGAATAAAGGGACATTCAGGATATTGGTCCTGCGAACGCTGTATTCAGGAAGGTGTACGATGCATTCATCAGGAGAAGAGCCGAAAACTA TAttgcaagaaaatttttattgtatcCAGCAGTTTTTCAAGACACTACCAAACTCACAAATACCAAGAGTATAAGAAGGAAATCAAACTGCATTTGGATGAAGTTACCAGATTGTCGATTATTCGTCAACTGGATCATAACCGTGGCGCCGGTGATGTGGCCAATCGTTCCATTCCTCGCAAAACTGGCCCAGTGCAGCAGCGTACCCTGTTTGATCCTGTCAACCAATACGATAATTTGGTCGGCAAACAGTCTGGACTAAGTCATCAAAAAGTGGAAGTTATTGACATATCCAGTGAATTTCAAACTCCTTCGGTCTCATCGTACGCCAGCTCGTCGTGTGAGAGCCTGATCAAATTTTTACGGGCTTTTCAACCGTCACTTATACCCATAAAACGATAA